The stretch of DNA TCGAACAGCGCCTTGCCCTGGGGACTCAGCAGGCCGGCCCAGACGGGCAGAGGTGTCGTCAGCACATCGCTGGTGATCAGGCCCTGCAGGAAGCTGCGCAGGTTCTCCTGCTCGTCTTGCGGGGTCAGGCGGATGAGGGCGCGGGTGGTTAAGGTGGACATAGGGGGCAAGGTGGGGACGGAAGAGGGGAAAGGGAAGAGGAAAAGCGAGGGGGTTACCCCCTCGCGCTCCCAGAACGTCTTCCGACGAGAACGCAGGGATGGCCGATCGGTGGTGCTCGAACTCTCCACCTGTGCAAGGAAAAGCGCCGCAGGCAGCTATTTTTACTGCCTGCGGCGCAGCGACCTTAGCTCTTTGGCCGAACCCTGTGCGCCAACGCAGACATGAAAGGGAGCGCGAGGGTGTAACACCCTCGCATTTATCTTTCTTCACAAACGCCGTTCAAACCACCCCATCCGGATGCAGCGAACACACCTCCGCCTCGCATTCCACCTGGATCGTCGAGTGGCCGATGCGGAATTTCTTCTCCAGCGCCCCCGCCAGCCCATGCAGGAACGCGTCCCCCGGATGCCCGCCGGGGATCACCAGATGCGCGGTCAGGGCGGTTTCGGTGGTGCTCATGGGCCAGATGTGGAGGTCGTGAACGGCGGTCACGCCGGTCTGCTCAGCGAGGAAAGTGCGGACCTTCTCCTCATTGATGCCCTCGGGCACGGCGAGCAGGCCCATATGCACGGATTCGCGCAGCAGAGACCAACTGCCCAGGCCGATCATCACGGTGATGATCAGGCTGGCGGCCGGATCGACCCAGCGCCAGCCGGTGAAGGCGACCACCGCCCCGGCCACGACCACGCCTGCCGAGACCATGGCATCGGCCATCAGATGCTGGAAGGCGGCGCGGACATTGATGTCTTCCTTGCTGCCCTTAGCGAAGAGAATGGCGGAGAGGCCGTTCACCGCGATGCCGGCGGCAGCCACGATCATCATCAGCGGCGCCTCGACGGCTTCGGGGGTGAAGAGGCTGCGCAGCGTCTCGATCAGGATCGCGCCCAGGGCCACCCACAGCAGCGCGGCATTGGTCAGCGCGGCGAGGATGGAGGAGCTTTTCATGCCATAGGTAAAGCGCGCCGATGGCGGCCGCTGGGCGAGGCGGCTGGCGCCCCATGCCAGCAGCAGCGAGAGCACGTCGGACAGATTGTGCCCGGCATCGGCCATCAGCGCCACCGAGTGGCCGATGAAGCCTGCTACGCCTTCCACCACCACGAAGACGGTGTTCAGGCCCACCGCGATGGCAAAGGCTGTGCCATGGCCGACCTGATGATGGTGGTGCCCATGTCCGTGGCCATGCCCATGACTGTGGCCGTGCCCATGTCCGTGGTGATGGCCATGATGCCCGTGATCATGACCGCCGTGATCGTGGTCATGGTCATGCTGGGCATGGGTTTTTGCGGAGTCGGAGTGATGGCCGTGGGGGGCATCATGAGCCATGAGGGATCCTTTCGACGCTGCTGCGTTGCACAAATGTCGCACCGCAGCAAGATTCGCGAGCGGTAAAATCAGGCAATTTGGGTGACTTGGGTGGCATGGGCTCTCATTTTTGCAAGATGCTTACAGCGTCGAATGCTGGCTGGTAACAATATTCCAAAACAGTGCAATTTATACATGTTTTTTATGAGGGTGCTGTCAAATACTTGTCACATCTCGCGGTTTAGAAGCGGCCCCAGCGGCGGTATGAGTGCCGCCAGCCAGTGCGGGGGCCGGATTCGCGAGAAACCGAGTCAGCGCTGACTTCGACGTGTCGCAGTACACATAATTTCGTCATGCAGGGGCAAACAAGCATGCGTCCTATTTCCAAGATGGCCTTCGCGGCCAGCACCATTGCCGTGGCCGTCGCGGCCATCGCCACGCCCGT from Novosphingobium sp. encodes:
- a CDS encoding cation diffusion facilitator family transporter; amino-acid sequence: MAHDAPHGHHSDSAKTHAQHDHDHDHGGHDHGHHGHHHGHGHGHSHGHGHGHGHHHHQVGHGTAFAIAVGLNTVFVVVEGVAGFIGHSVALMADAGHNLSDVLSLLLAWGASRLAQRPPSARFTYGMKSSSILAALTNAALLWVALGAILIETLRSLFTPEAVEAPLMMIVAAAGIAVNGLSAILFAKGSKEDINVRAAFQHLMADAMVSAGVVVAGAVVAFTGWRWVDPAASLIITVMIGLGSWSLLRESVHMGLLAVPEGINEEKVRTFLAEQTGVTAVHDLHIWPMSTTETALTAHLVIPGGHPGDAFLHGLAGALEKKFRIGHSTIQVECEAEVCSLHPDGVV